In a genomic window of Lacrimispora sp. BS-2:
- a CDS encoding VOC family protein: protein MKFCWSTLNVKNLEESIKFYEEIIGLKVTRRFPAGPGTEIAFLGGGETQIELICGGDREIHVGDDISWGFEVKSLDQTLSLAKEKGAAILGEPVQPNPHVRFAFIKDPNGMRVQLVENMG, encoded by the coding sequence ATGAAGTTTTGCTGGAGCACTTTAAACGTTAAGAATTTAGAAGAATCAATTAAATTTTATGAGGAGATCATTGGTCTTAAGGTAACCAGAAGATTTCCTGCCGGCCCTGGTACTGAAATTGCATTTTTAGGCGGCGGGGAAACACAGATCGAATTGATATGCGGCGGGGACAGGGAAATCCACGTAGGAGATGATATCAGCTGGGGCTTTGAGGTGAAATCCCTTGATCAGACCCTTTCTCTGGCAAAGGAAAAAGGCGCGGCTATTTTAGGAGAACCGGTACAGCCAAATCCCCACGTAAGATTTGCCTTTATAAAAGATCCTAATGGCATGAGAGTACAGCTTGTGGAAAATATGGGGTAA
- the hydE gene encoding [FeFe] hydrogenase H-cluster radical SAM maturase HydE, with translation MKHLIDKLYETHNLEKDEFIYLLENYDKDTSDYLFSLARSYSQDHYEKEVYIRGLIEFTNYCKNDCYYCGIRRSNKNASRYRLSKEEILSCCESGYGLGFRTFVLQGGEDPAFTDEVMVDIVKTIRERYPDCAITLSIGEKTYDQYLKYYEAGANRYLLRHETADEEHYSLLHPDSLSLANRKECLRNIKKIGYQVGTGFMVGSPYQTARCLAEDLEFIKELSPHMVGIGPFIPHKDTPFNSFPAGSVDLTLFLIGILRLMLPGALLPSTTALGTLDPKGREKGILSGANVLMPNLSPIGVRKKYELYDNKICTGEEAAECNVCLRNRVASIGYNVVEKRGDFKE, from the coding sequence ATGAAGCATTTGATTGATAAGCTGTATGAAACTCATAACCTGGAAAAGGACGAGTTCATTTACCTGCTGGAAAATTATGATAAAGATACCAGTGATTATTTATTTTCCCTGGCAAGGTCCTATAGTCAGGATCATTATGAAAAGGAAGTCTATATCAGGGGACTGATCGAATTTACGAATTACTGCAAAAATGACTGCTATTACTGCGGCATAAGAAGAAGCAATAAAAATGCCAGCCGGTACCGGCTAAGCAAGGAAGAGATCCTCTCCTGCTGTGAGTCCGGATATGGATTGGGCTTTCGGACCTTTGTGCTTCAGGGAGGGGAAGATCCTGCATTTACAGATGAGGTGATGGTGGATATTGTAAAAACCATCCGTGAGAGGTACCCGGACTGTGCCATCACCCTTTCCATAGGGGAGAAAACCTATGACCAGTATTTGAAATATTATGAGGCAGGGGCAAACCGCTATCTCCTCCGCCATGAAACGGCAGATGAGGAACATTATTCCCTTCTTCATCCGGATTCCCTGTCCCTGGCAAACCGGAAGGAATGCTTAAGGAATATAAAAAAGATCGGCTATCAGGTGGGCACCGGATTCATGGTAGGCTCCCCTTACCAGACGGCCAGGTGCCTGGCAGAGGATCTGGAGTTTATCAAAGAACTATCCCCCCACATGGTCGGCATAGGCCCTTTTATTCCTCATAAGGATACGCCCTTTAACTCCTTCCCTGCGGGAAGCGTTGATCTCACCCTGTTTCTCATAGGGATTTTAAGGCTGATGCTGCCGGGAGCGCTGCTGCCTTCCACTACAGCATTAGGGACTCTTGACCCCAAGGGAAGGGAAAAAGGGATCTTATCAGGAGCCAATGTCCTCATGCCCAATTTATCCCCCATAGGTGTCCGGAAGAAATATGAATTGTATGACAACAAGATCTGTACCGGAGAGGAAGCGGCAGAGTGTAATGTCTGTCTGAGAAACCGTGTTGCCTCCATTGGTTACAATGTGGTAGAAAAAAGAGGGGATTTTAAGGAGTGA
- a CDS encoding diguanylate cyclase codes for MLNIFVWFMLLATMGSVMLMVYSVASHSSERSFFLIFASICTFLYTAGYLLEIISTTLEASFMGVRVQKMGTPLLVVFNYLFIRDVYGEKRFNISGYCLLFALPVFNLFTAQAFPFVRLHYTGIEYFHNGYFANCQGHPGPMTYVANDYNFLLVFLTLRRILKHLKGANRLQKRQGICLLVSILIPLIVNIYHAVSYNYLRPDINPFAVSVSLALLLYSVRNQNLLNVVPLARAKVIESMADAFIVCGKDFSFLDANQAARELFPELNTLTSGETMEKMKQFEGHRELCLNVNGEMRFYKVTQTYIRQSSKNSGICIVFHDITDKEKQLKSLYGKATFDPLMHIYNRAAFFDLAGFMLHACEAKDRSYGLLMIDLDHFKMVNDTYGHPCGDMVLETIAAMVRNHFRKEDIVGRYGGEEIVILQENVSARQMLDSVEKLRAAIENETVFFHDTPVCITVSIGLAHSPAGSIHSLEDMILQADLALYEAKNGGRNRACVYGGAVASL; via the coding sequence ATGTTGAATATATTTGTCTGGTTCATGCTCCTGGCAACAATGGGCTCCGTCATGCTGATGGTATACTCCGTTGCAAGCCACAGCTCTGAACGGTCATTTTTTCTGATCTTTGCTTCCATCTGTACTTTTTTGTACACTGCAGGCTATTTGCTGGAGATCATTTCCACCACTCTGGAAGCCTCCTTTATGGGAGTCCGGGTACAGAAAATGGGGACGCCGCTGCTTGTGGTTTTTAACTATCTTTTCATACGGGATGTTTATGGGGAAAAACGCTTTAATATTTCCGGGTACTGCCTGCTTTTTGCGCTGCCTGTTTTTAACCTGTTCACCGCTCAGGCATTTCCTTTTGTGCGGCTGCACTATACGGGCATAGAATATTTTCATAACGGATATTTTGCCAACTGCCAGGGGCATCCGGGACCCATGACCTATGTAGCGAATGATTATAATTTCCTGCTGGTTTTTTTGACCCTCCGGCGGATTCTTAAGCATTTAAAGGGCGCAAACAGGCTGCAGAAGCGTCAGGGCATTTGCCTGCTGGTGTCAATTCTGATTCCCCTTATTGTAAATATTTATCATGCTGTTTCCTACAATTACCTTCGGCCTGACATAAACCCTTTTGCGGTTTCTGTTTCACTGGCTCTGCTCCTGTATTCCGTCAGGAATCAGAATCTGCTCAATGTGGTGCCGCTGGCACGGGCCAAGGTGATCGAGTCTATGGCGGATGCCTTTATTGTCTGCGGCAAGGACTTCAGCTTCCTGGATGCAAACCAGGCGGCCAGGGAACTGTTTCCGGAGCTGAACACCCTGACTTCCGGTGAAACCATGGAGAAGATGAAGCAGTTTGAAGGCCATAGGGAGTTGTGCCTCAATGTAAACGGGGAAATGAGATTTTACAAGGTGACCCAGACCTACATCAGGCAAAGCAGTAAAAACAGCGGTATCTGCATTGTATTCCATGACATTACCGATAAGGAAAAGCAGCTGAAAAGCCTGTATGGCAAGGCGACCTTTGATCCTTTGATGCATATCTACAACCGGGCAGCCTTTTTTGATCTTGCAGGTTTTATGCTCCATGCCTGTGAAGCGAAAGACCGATCCTATGGTCTTTTAATGATTGACCTTGACCATTTCAAGATGGTAAACGATACCTATGGCCATCCCTGTGGGGATATGGTGCTGGAGACCATTGCTGCCATGGTCAGGAACCATTTTCGAAAGGAAGATATTGTGGGCCGATACGGCGGCGAGGAAATTGTGATCCTGCAGGAAAACGTCTCTGCCAGACAGATGCTTGACTCGGTGGAAAAGCTCCGTGCGGCCATTGAGAATGAAACTGTTTTCTTCCATGATACTCCCGTTTGTATTACCGTCAGCATAGGGCTGGCCCATTCTCCTGCCGGAAGCATTCATTCCCTGGAGGATATGATCCTTCAGGCGGATCTGGCTCTCTATGAGGCTAAAAACGGCGGACGCAACCGTGCCTGCGTGTATGGCGGGGCGGTTGCGTCCTTATAG
- a CDS encoding nucleoside triphosphate pyrophosphohydrolase: MCRILTDEEYMVKLEEKLNEEVKEYQEDKSLKEMADVLEVLYSLCSARGYTKEELEAEREKKAKDRGGFNNRIFLEYVDE; this comes from the coding sequence GTGTGCCGCATTCTGACTGATGAAGAATATATGGTGAAACTGGAAGAAAAGCTTAATGAAGAGGTAAAGGAATATCAGGAAGATAAGAGCCTTAAAGAGATGGCAGATGTGCTGGAGGTGTTATATTCTCTTTGCAGTGCCAGAGGTTATACGAAAGAAGAGTTGGAGGCTGAGCGGGAAAAGAAGGCAAAAGACAGGGGCGGTTTTAATAACAGGATTTTTCTGGAATATGTGGATGAGTAA
- a CDS encoding diguanylate cyclase, translated as MVCFYLFSIDKVGNIYIEKSEEAIYNIKKDFLKDTVNNLISEIELRRAAKSSYVETFISRTSDIINMKKDLPDSEFNDFFIRLFRDNPDYKSMTVVLWDNQANKAVYDPGNLAGATWKDTLKANTSGLSSYRVFLHGDYAFLFGFTKSYVNELVKSDIANVIRNSKFDGNSYIWVNEIQNYQGGKNYAIRRIHPSLPETEGIYLSTDMTDIAGNYPYLTELQGINKDGELFFSYYFKEPGSDKVSKKLAYAKLYKDYNWVVAMGVYLDDLQPYVDQTKKESKELVSRITLLLVLLLIVILIVSLFSVSLLEKIYYRNAEKAMESELNQDVLTKAGNRRSGTNDLTNAFEEFKRTGLSPGIMMCDVDHFKGINDRYGHFTGDMALAEFVNVMKGTLRSTDKIIRWGGDEFIVILYGMEEKHVLDFGNKFLSTVSSLKILNQQEEIGITVSMGFSFFKEGDEDFHWALRRADEALYKSKLEGRNQANVIL; from the coding sequence ATGGTATGCTTTTATTTGTTTTCCATTGATAAGGTCGGCAATATTTATATAGAAAAGTCAGAGGAAGCGATCTATAACATTAAGAAGGATTTTCTAAAGGATACGGTCAATAACTTGATTTCCGAAATTGAATTAAGGCGGGCGGCCAAATCGTCATACGTGGAGACCTTTATTTCCAGGACGTCTGATATCATTAACATGAAAAAGGATCTTCCGGACAGCGAATTCAATGATTTTTTTATCCGGCTTTTTCGGGATAATCCGGATTATAAATCCATGACCGTGGTCCTATGGGACAATCAGGCAAATAAAGCTGTTTATGACCCTGGAAATCTGGCAGGAGCTACCTGGAAGGATACTCTTAAGGCCAATACCTCCGGCCTGTCCTCTTACCGGGTTTTCCTTCACGGAGATTACGCATTCCTCTTTGGATTTACAAAAAGCTACGTAAATGAGCTTGTTAAGTCGGATATTGCCAATGTGATCAGAAATTCAAAATTTGATGGAAATTCCTATATTTGGGTAAACGAGATACAGAATTACCAGGGGGGTAAAAATTATGCCATCCGAAGGATCCATCCCAGCCTGCCGGAAACAGAGGGAATCTATCTTTCTACGGATATGACTGATATTGCAGGAAATTATCCATATTTAACTGAGCTACAGGGAATTAATAAGGATGGAGAGCTGTTTTTCTCATACTATTTTAAGGAACCAGGCAGCGATAAGGTATCAAAGAAGCTGGCTTATGCCAAGCTTTATAAGGATTATAACTGGGTAGTTGCCATGGGAGTTTATCTGGATGACTTACAGCCATATGTTGATCAGACGAAAAAAGAAAGCAAAGAGCTGGTATCCCGGATTACCCTTCTATTGGTTTTATTGCTTATTGTTATATTGATCGTCAGCCTGTTTTCCGTTTCCTTATTGGAAAAAATATATTACCGCAATGCGGAAAAGGCAATGGAATCTGAGCTTAACCAGGATGTCCTTACAAAGGCGGGGAACAGAAGAAGCGGGACCAACGATTTGACCAATGCATTTGAAGAATTTAAACGGACAGGCTTGAGTCCCGGAATTATGATGTGCGATGTGGATCATTTTAAAGGAATCAATGACAGATACGGTCATTTTACAGGGGATATGGCTCTGGCGGAATTTGTAAACGTGATGAAAGGGACCTTAAGAAGCACAGACAAGATCATCCGCTGGGGCGGTGATGAATTCATTGTCATTCTTTATGGCATGGAAGAGAAACATGTGCTGGATTTTGGAAACAAATTTTTGTCAACCGTGTCTTCTTTGAAAATACTGAATCAGCAAGAAGAGATAGGGATCACTGTATCCATGGGCTTTTCCTTCTTTAAGGAAGGAGATGAGGATTTTCACTGGGCATTAAGGCGGGCGGATGAGGCACTTTATAAGTCTAAGTTAGAAGGACGGAACCAGGCCAATGTTATTTTATAG
- a CDS encoding tyrosine-type recombinase/integrase: protein MPRRGENIYKRKDGRWEGRTLKLDGRYRYFYSRTYKGVKEKMKNFQEIKESVKENFFQDGNDVCSLFEAWLEDAALRVKPSTYESYYRCMDKYVIPFFKQEKNLQITEDSVLCFVKAIRENTGLADSSKKKYLTIFKIALKEVLKGTPESFSIIEQVKVPRPEDKEVIVFSLKEQRLIENTALYSKDRRGAGIILSFYTGIRLGELCSLKWGDIDMETGTLSITRTVSRIKHFEEGGNKTSLQVGPPKSRKSLRKIPLPDFVLKMLQEQGFSHANPDHYIFSDGNTPLDPRCFQKLYKKLLREAHVQDRKFHAIRHTFATRALELGVDVKTISELLGHSSVSITLNVYSHSLMEQKKAAIEKFNHMYLLNMESAATALTRL, encoded by the coding sequence ATGCCGAGAAGAGGAGAAAATATTTATAAACGCAAAGATGGGCGCTGGGAGGGAAGAACTTTAAAGCTGGATGGAAGGTACCGGTATTTCTACTCCAGAACCTACAAAGGCGTAAAAGAAAAAATGAAAAATTTCCAGGAAATTAAGGAATCCGTTAAGGAAAACTTTTTCCAGGACGGGAACGATGTCTGCAGCTTGTTTGAGGCATGGCTTGAGGATGCCGCCCTTCGGGTGAAGCCCTCTACTTATGAAAGCTATTACCGGTGCATGGATAAGTACGTGATTCCCTTTTTTAAGCAGGAAAAGAATCTGCAAATTACAGAAGACTCTGTTCTTTGTTTTGTAAAAGCCATAAGAGAAAATACCGGGCTGGCAGATTCATCTAAGAAAAAATATCTTACCATCTTCAAAATAGCGCTAAAAGAGGTCTTAAAGGGGACGCCGGAGAGTTTTTCCATCATTGAACAGGTAAAAGTCCCAAGACCGGAGGACAAGGAGGTTATCGTCTTCTCGCTGAAAGAGCAGAGGCTCATAGAAAATACCGCGCTGTATTCCAAAGACAGGCGTGGGGCAGGAATTATCCTCAGCTTTTATACCGGCATACGCCTTGGAGAATTGTGTTCCCTTAAATGGGGAGATATTGATATGGAAACCGGTACCCTGTCCATAACACGGACCGTATCCAGAATAAAACATTTTGAAGAAGGCGGGAATAAAACATCCTTGCAGGTAGGTCCTCCAAAAAGCCGTAAATCTTTAAGGAAAATCCCCCTGCCGGACTTTGTGTTAAAGATGCTGCAGGAACAGGGATTTTCTCATGCAAACCCGGACCACTATATTTTTTCCGACGGGAATACTCCCTTAGATCCCCGCTGCTTTCAAAAGCTATACAAGAAACTATTAAGGGAAGCCCACGTCCAGGACCGTAAATTTCATGCCATCCGCCATACCTTTGCCACCCGGGCCCTGGAGCTGGGCGTGGATGTGAAGACCATCAGTGAACTGCTGGGCCATTCCAGCGTTTCCATCACCCTTAATGTGTATTCCCATTCCCTTATGGAACAAAAAAAGGCTGCCATTGAAAAATTCAACCATATGTATCTTTTAAATATGGAAAGCGCCGCCACTGCCCTGACCCGGCTATAA
- the mgtA gene encoding magnesium-translocating P-type ATPase — protein MKFMRKKTISTQSQKNRLDTEKKLRAYAFLEEKMLLSALSASKTGLTSEEAQEKQDEFGANVITAGKKDTMLHRLREAVINPFNVILLVIAAVNYFTDVIASSRPDYLTVSIIIFLVLVSSLVAFVQNQRSNAAAEKLSEMISNKADVWRDGKLTEIPMDEVVPGDVVKLSAGHMLPADVRFLSTKDTFLAQAALTGESAPVEKFSDGDNKPDDALTDLQNIGFMGSNVVSGSATAVVLATGNNTYFGSMAQSLSGDKAKTSFERGVESVSGLLVRRMLVMIPVVFLINGIAKGDWAGALLFSISIAVGLTPEMLPMIMTSTLAKGAVSMSRHKVIVRTLGAIQTFGEMDVLCTDKTGTLTEDKVILERYMDLNGDEDTRILRHAYLNSYFQTGLKNLIDLAIINRAKQNGLETVLSSYRRIDEIPFDFTRRRMSVVLTDQKEKLQLITKGAVEEILEISSFIEINGTVLPMDEEARHVAMATYEKYNNDGLRMIAVAQKNEVPGIGVFSVEDERDMVLIGFVGFLDPPKESAGAAIAALHDHGVRTVVLTGDSEGVAAKVCGKVGVDASTLMTGRDVEQMDDKELLHAVGTCNLFAKLSPSQKERVVKAFQSAGHTVGYMGDGINDAPPLHQADVGISIDSAVDIAKETADIILLEKDLMVLEEGVLEGRRTFGNIIKYIKMAASGNFGNMISVIAASLFLPFLPMLPVQILTQNLLCDFSQMGIPFDDVDKEYLKKPHKWDTKSIKSFMAFFGPLSSVFDILCFAVMWWVIGADKVELSPLFQCGWFVFGTVSQVLVIHLIRTEKLPFVQSRPSMPLFFSTFIVAVLALAIGFSGLAIGLDMYRLPADFIPWLVLILAGYLAVVQMMKKVYMHRYKEWM, from the coding sequence ATGAAATTCATGAGAAAGAAAACAATCAGCACTCAGAGCCAGAAAAACAGGCTCGACACGGAAAAAAAACTCAGAGCCTATGCATTTCTTGAGGAAAAAATGCTCCTGTCAGCTCTTTCTGCTTCAAAGACCGGCCTTACCAGTGAGGAGGCTCAGGAAAAACAGGATGAATTCGGGGCAAATGTTATTACTGCAGGAAAGAAAGATACAATGCTTCACAGGCTGAGAGAAGCTGTCATCAATCCCTTTAATGTTATTTTGCTGGTCATTGCGGCTGTTAATTATTTCACAGATGTAATTGCTTCTTCAAGGCCTGATTATCTCACTGTTTCCATTATCATTTTCCTGGTGCTTGTCTCAAGTCTGGTTGCTTTTGTCCAGAATCAGCGTTCCAATGCCGCTGCAGAAAAGCTTTCAGAGATGATTTCCAACAAGGCAGATGTGTGGAGAGATGGAAAACTGACTGAGATCCCTATGGATGAGGTAGTTCCGGGAGACGTTGTCAAGCTTTCTGCGGGACATATGCTTCCGGCAGATGTACGTTTTTTGTCTACCAAAGACACCTTTTTGGCTCAGGCAGCCCTTACCGGCGAGTCTGCTCCTGTGGAGAAATTCTCTGACGGGGACAATAAGCCTGACGATGCATTAACAGATTTACAGAATATCGGCTTTATGGGATCCAATGTGGTAAGCGGAAGCGCCACAGCAGTGGTTCTGGCAACCGGAAATAATACCTATTTCGGCTCCATGGCCCAATCCCTGTCAGGTGATAAGGCTAAGACCAGCTTTGAGCGGGGAGTGGAATCGGTCAGCGGGCTTTTGGTCAGAAGGATGCTTGTCATGATTCCTGTGGTGTTTTTGATCAATGGAATTGCAAAAGGTGACTGGGCAGGAGCCCTTCTTTTTTCCATCAGTATTGCAGTTGGCCTTACGCCGGAAATGCTGCCCATGATCATGACCTCCACCCTTGCAAAGGGAGCGGTTTCCATGTCCAGGCACAAGGTGATCGTCCGCACTCTTGGAGCCATACAGACCTTTGGGGAAATGGATGTGCTCTGCACGGATAAGACAGGAACCCTGACCGAGGATAAGGTGATCCTGGAAAGATACATGGATTTAAATGGGGATGAGGATACCAGGATTCTGCGCCATGCTTACTTAAACAGCTATTTTCAGACCGGTCTTAAGAACCTCATTGATTTAGCCATCATAAACCGTGCAAAACAGAACGGACTGGAAACCGTTTTAAGCTCTTACCGCCGGATTGATGAAATCCCTTTTGATTTTACACGGCGCAGGATGAGCGTGGTATTAACCGATCAAAAGGAGAAACTCCAGCTTATCACAAAGGGAGCTGTGGAGGAAATTCTGGAGATCTCCTCCTTTATCGAGATAAACGGGACGGTTCTTCCAATGGATGAGGAAGCCCGCCACGTTGCCATGGCAACCTATGAAAAGTATAATAATGACGGCCTGCGCATGATTGCCGTTGCTCAGAAGAACGAGGTGCCCGGCATAGGGGTATTCAGCGTAGAGGATGAGCGGGATATGGTTTTAATAGGCTTTGTAGGATTTCTTGACCCGCCAAAGGAGAGCGCAGGCGCTGCCATTGCCGCCCTTCACGACCATGGGGTGAGAACGGTGGTCCTTACCGGAGACAGCGAGGGCGTGGCGGCAAAGGTCTGCGGCAAGGTGGGCGTAGATGCTTCCACCCTGATGACAGGCCGGGATGTGGAGCAGATGGATGACAAAGAGCTTTTGCATGCAGTAGGCACATGCAACCTGTTTGCAAAATTGTCTCCATCTCAGAAGGAGCGGGTAGTAAAGGCTTTCCAGAGCGCAGGGCATACGGTGGGTTATATGGGAGACGGCATCAACGATGCGCCGCCCTTACACCAGGCTGATGTGGGGATCTCCATTGACAGTGCTGTGGACATTGCCAAGGAAACAGCCGATATCATTCTTTTAGAAAAGGATTTAATGGTCTTAGAGGAAGGGGTCCTAGAAGGCCGCCGCACCTTTGGAAATATCATCAAATATATTAAGATGGCGGCAAGCGGAAATTTCGGAAACATGATCTCCGTTATCGCTGCCAGCCTGTTCCTGCCTTTTCTGCCCATGCTGCCGGTGCAGATATTGACCCAGAACCTGCTGTGTGATTTTTCCCAGATGGGGATTCCCTTTGATGATGTGGATAAAGAATATCTAAAAAAGCCTCACAAATGGGATACAAAGTCCATCAAATCTTTTATGGCTTTCTTTGGTCCCCTCAGCTCTGTTTTTGATATTTTATGCTTTGCGGTAATGTGGTGGGTCATTGGCGCTGATAAAGTGGAGCTTTCCCCATTGTTTCAGTGCGGCTGGTTCGTATTCGGAACCGTATCACAGGTGTTAGTTATCCACTTAATCCGTACTGAGAAGCTGCCCTTTGTGCAGAGCAGACCTTCCATGCCCCTGTTTTTCTCCACATTTATCGTTGCGGTCCTTGCGCTTGCCATTGGATTTTCGGGTCTTGCCATCGGTCTTGATATGTACCGCCTGCCGGCAGATTTTATTCCCTGGCTTGTTTTGATCCTGGCCGGTTATCTTGCAGTCGTGCAGATGATGAAAAAGGTATATATGCACCGTTATAAGGAATGGATGTAA
- a CDS encoding metal-dependent transcriptional regulator codes for MKEGDDTKIQESAENYLETILMLKKRNGHVRSIDIAEELDFSKPSVSVAMKNLRENGYIGIDENGHITLQEKGLEIAERIYERHTLLSEWLIDLGVTQKTALDDACRIEHVISAESFAAIKAHVNSGKEA; via the coding sequence ATGAAAGAGGGTGATGATACGAAGATACAGGAATCTGCCGAAAACTATCTTGAAACAATCCTTATGCTTAAGAAGCGCAATGGCCATGTGCGCTCCATAGACATTGCCGAAGAACTGGATTTTTCAAAACCAAGCGTCAGCGTGGCAATGAAAAATCTCCGGGAAAACGGGTACATCGGGATAGACGAAAACGGCCACATCACTTTGCAGGAAAAAGGTCTGGAAATAGCAGAAAGGATTTATGAACGCCACACCCTGCTTTCGGAGTGGCTGATTGACCTGGGGGTAACCCAAAAGACTGCACTGGATGACGCCTGCCGGATCGAGCATGTAATAAGCGCGGAAAGCTTTGCAGCCATTAAAGCTCATGTAAACAGCGGCAAAGAAGCATAA
- a CDS encoding V4R domain-containing protein has translation MFNTFQTGEENNFSWNMIGNIAEGRKNLGEEMPVMMYRLFQYSLRSELSRKFNEEMARELFRSAGEISGREFALHMLDLTLPPNDFLASLQKILEVHKIGILRIEKFDPHTGDVVLTVGEDLDCSGLSVTGDQICNYDEGFLSGVLKKYTGKEYVVKEVDCWASGSRVCRFEASVDHRTKV, from the coding sequence ATGTTCAATACGTTTCAAACAGGAGAAGAGAATAATTTTTCCTGGAACATGATAGGAAATATAGCGGAAGGGAGGAAGAATCTGGGGGAAGAGATGCCCGTCATGATGTACCGGCTGTTCCAATATTCCTTAAGAAGTGAATTGTCAAGGAAATTCAATGAAGAAATGGCAAGAGAGCTTTTCCGAAGTGCAGGAGAGATTTCCGGAAGAGAATTTGCCCTGCACATGCTTGATCTGACTCTTCCGCCAAATGACTTCCTTGCATCCCTGCAAAAAATCCTGGAGGTACATAAGATAGGTATATTAAGAATTGAAAAGTTTGATCCCCATACTGGAGATGTGGTTCTGACTGTTGGAGAAGACCTGGATTGTTCCGGCCTTTCTGTGACGGGGGATCAAATCTGTAATTATGACGAAGGGTTTCTTTCCGGTGTATTAAAGAAATACACGGGAAAGGAATATGTGGTAAAAGAAGTTGATTGCTGGGCCAGTGGTTCACGTGTATGCAGATTTGAGGCCAGTGTCGACCATCGGACGAAGGTGTAG
- a CDS encoding GGDEF domain-containing protein gives MTEKDASVLLEQIRNIILNKPVSGELEEKTQVFSDLEQAVFYLSHCLMESNEFLKNLAEGNLDVPLPARHNFQAGELKQLYAALKHLTWQTGQVIKGDYKQRVNFMGDFSRAFNEMVVKLEKRENELKEQAEKIKRFNRLLISIMDSLKEWVVVIDEENGAVLYTNEAARRRFYDPGTGQYACGEENCLLMDRIKSYAGLEQELRYEFKCARNKTLQVKSYSLMWEEKKAVVHLVTDITYQRENEAFLEVMAYKDELTGLDNRRSGLRTIDSYIQKGIPFSLCMIDMDGLKSINDQFGHLLGDEYIKSVSEALKESARDIDFTCRFGGDEFIMLFRDCEKQFAEERMDLIDKKLSDAELNYPMSISYGVVYIPKGTALSPEAALNMADERMYRFKRQRKQINNGPGGEGI, from the coding sequence ATGACAGAAAAAGATGCTTCTGTTCTTTTGGAGCAGATCCGCAATATCATTTTAAATAAGCCGGTTTCCGGGGAGCTGGAGGAGAAAACACAGGTGTTTTCAGACCTGGAGCAGGCAGTTTTCTATCTTTCTCACTGTCTCATGGAATCCAACGAGTTTCTTAAGAATCTGGCGGAAGGGAACTTAGACGTTCCTCTGCCTGCCCGCCATAATTTTCAGGCAGGAGAATTAAAACAGCTTTATGCCGCCTTAAAGCATTTAACGTGGCAGACCGGCCAGGTGATTAAGGGAGATTATAAGCAGCGTGTGAATTTTATGGGCGACTTTTCCCGGGCGTTTAATGAGATGGTGGTCAAGCTGGAGAAAAGGGAAAATGAGTTGAAAGAGCAGGCGGAAAAGATCAAAAGGTTTAACAGGCTGCTGATATCCATCATGGACAGCCTGAAGGAATGGGTCGTAGTTATTGATGAAGAGAATGGGGCGGTATTATATACCAATGAAGCAGCCAGAAGGCGGTTTTATGACCCTGGGACAGGTCAATATGCCTGTGGGGAAGAAAACTGTCTCTTAATGGACCGTATCAAGTCCTATGCCGGACTGGAGCAGGAGTTGCGGTATGAATTCAAATGCGCCCGCAATAAGACCTTACAGGTAAAGTCCTATTCTCTTATGTGGGAGGAGAAAAAGGCAGTGGTCCATCTTGTAACGGATATTACATATCAGAGAGAAAATGAAGCCTTCTTAGAGGTCATGGCCTATAAGGATGAACTGACAGGACTTGATAACCGGCGCAGCGGCCTGCGCACCATTGACTCTTATATCCAGAAGGGCATTCCATTTTCCCTTTGCATGATCGACATGGATGGGCTGAAAAGTATCAATGACCAGTTCGGCCATTTGCTCGGAGATGAATATATAAAGTCTGTTTCGGAAGCGCTGAAGGAATCTGCCCGGGATATTGACTTTACCTGCCGGTTCGGAGGCGATGAGTTTATCATGCTGTTCCGGGATTGTGAGAAACAGTTTGCAGAGGAGAGGATGGATCTTATCGATAAGAAACTGTCTGATGCTGAGTTAAACTATCCAATGTCCATAAGCTATGGAGTGGTTTACATTCCAAAGGGTACGGCACTGTCTCCGGAGGCTGCTTTAAACATGGCAGATGAGAGGATGTACCGCTTTAAAAGGCAGCGGAAACAGATAAATAACGGGCCAGGCGGTGAAGGAATTTAG